The proteins below are encoded in one region of Deltaproteobacteria bacterium:
- a CDS encoding FtsQ-type POTRA domain-containing protein, whose product MNRYTSARSAKYRLPSINSLRRSKRFRTPRRKNNYRRPPRSWEGLKKGLAYGFYLFTAITILASVSLLLVVGYQYCLTSPFFCIKDANCIQIQGLERITPAQILQIAQLSPGISLLAIKPLEVEKALNQHPWVKRAELIRQWPDRLTIVIKEHQPIAIVPLDRLYYMNRQGVLFKPLEKTDSHDLPVITGLTSEDFQAAGDQPSPLLKKIVDLIRVLKETPAPLNFKNIAEIHVDPERGLTLYSIALGIGIDIGFQAHKQKFANFRKLLPTLERKGEIQRVVRINLNYPNRVLVSFKKPDQASP is encoded by the coding sequence ATGAATCGCTATACCTCGGCGCGGTCCGCCAAATATCGCTTGCCATCGATTAATTCATTGCGGCGTTCCAAGAGATTCCGTACCCCCCGGAGGAAGAACAATTATCGCCGTCCACCCCGGTCCTGGGAGGGCCTCAAAAAAGGCCTGGCTTACGGATTTTATCTATTTACCGCCATCACTATTTTGGCCTCGGTCAGCCTGCTGTTGGTGGTGGGATATCAGTATTGTTTGACCTCGCCCTTCTTTTGTATTAAAGATGCCAATTGTATCCAAATCCAGGGTCTGGAAAGAATAACCCCTGCGCAAATCCTGCAAATCGCCCAATTGAGCCCAGGAATTAGTCTACTGGCCATAAAACCTCTGGAGGTTGAAAAGGCCCTCAATCAACACCCTTGGGTAAAACGAGCCGAGCTTATCCGACAGTGGCCCGACCGTCTAACCATAGTAATAAAGGAGCACCAGCCGATTGCGATCGTCCCCCTGGACCGCCTTTATTATATGAACCGCCAGGGGGTATTATTCAAGCCTCTGGAGAAAACTGATTCCCATGATTTGCCGGTAATTACCGGCCTGACCTCGGAAGATTTCCAGGCGGCAGGAGATCAACCTTCCCCTTTGTTAAAAAAAATAGTTGACTTAATCCGGGTCTTGAAGGAAACTCCGGCGCCTTTAAATTTTAAGAACATCGCCGAGATTCATGTCGATCCAGAACGGGGCCTGACCCTTTACTCGATTGCTCTGGGCATAGGGATAGACATCGGATTTCAAGCACATAAACAGAAGTTTGCCAACTTTCGTAAGCTATTACCCACATTGGAAAGGAAGGGGGAAATTCAACGGGTGGTCAGAATCAATCTGAACTACCCCAACCGGGTCTTGGTAAGTTTTAAAAAACCTGATCAGGCTTCCCCTTAA
- a CDS encoding UDP-N-acetylmuramate--L-alanine ligase, producing MSAADSTSGVKELIIVSSIVQSYHLIGIGGIGMSGLAELLVRQGHQVSGSDLAANAQTQRLEALGVKICLGHHPDHLPDTGIVVVSAAIKGDNPELQAAQSQGRQVLSRAQLLARLMMGKFQIAVAGTHGKTTTTSMVASILRQAGLDPTVVVGAVVDSLGSNAVLGQGKYFVAEADESDGSFVALTPHLAVVTNIDRDHLDHYRDLSHIQEAFAAFLHRVQPGGLIVACQDDPHLKPLLGRINRPILSYSLTPAADFWAADLDLKGFTSHYCLMRGNQELGRVCLPLAGQHYVSNSLAAAAATHALGVEFEAIQQGLAQLGQVHRRFQIKGESQGITVVDDYGHHPTEIRVTLEAIAQSFHGRRLLVVFQPHRYSRTRALLTDFFSAFPCADVLFLTEIYGAGEMVIPEVSGHCLFDGIKQNGHHQVYYVEDRAELIDRLWETLYPGDVVVTMGAGDIWKTGEELLKRLESQPLRSPGQNYRPPPPQVGKVN from the coding sequence ATGTCAGCAGCTGATTCGACATCCGGCGTGAAGGAATTAATCATAGTGAGTTCTATTGTTCAAAGTTATCACTTGATCGGGATCGGCGGCATCGGCATGAGCGGCCTAGCAGAGCTGCTGGTCCGCCAGGGGCACCAGGTCAGCGGCTCTGATCTAGCGGCTAATGCTCAAACCCAACGGTTGGAGGCCTTGGGGGTGAAGATTTGCCTGGGCCATCACCCCGATCATCTTCCGGACACCGGGATTGTGGTAGTTTCAGCAGCGATTAAAGGGGACAATCCTGAACTGCAGGCTGCCCAGAGCCAAGGCCGGCAGGTACTGTCCCGGGCGCAGCTGCTGGCCCGCCTGATGATGGGCAAATTCCAGATTGCGGTGGCCGGCACCCACGGTAAGACCACCACCACCTCGATGGTGGCCTCCATTCTCCGTCAGGCCGGTCTTGATCCCACCGTGGTGGTAGGGGCGGTTGTCGATAGCCTGGGAAGCAACGCGGTTCTGGGCCAGGGAAAATATTTCGTCGCCGAAGCCGACGAGAGCGACGGTTCGTTTGTGGCTTTAACTCCGCATCTGGCGGTAGTTACCAATATCGATCGGGACCATCTGGACCATTACCGTGATCTATCACATATCCAGGAGGCCTTTGCCGCGTTTCTTCATCGAGTGCAACCGGGTGGACTGATTGTTGCCTGTCAGGATGATCCCCATCTTAAGCCTCTATTGGGCCGCATAAACCGGCCGATTTTGAGCTATAGCCTGACTCCGGCGGCTGATTTTTGGGCCGCGGACCTCGACCTAAAAGGTTTTACCAGCCATTATTGCTTGATGCGCGGCAACCAGGAATTAGGCCGGGTATGTTTGCCTCTGGCCGGGCAACATTATGTCTCCAATTCCCTGGCGGCGGCGGCGGCGACTCACGCCCTGGGGGTCGAATTTGAGGCCATCCAACAAGGACTGGCGCAACTAGGCCAGGTACACCGGCGCTTCCAGATCAAAGGTGAATCCCAGGGCATTACCGTGGTCGATGACTACGGCCACCACCCCACGGAAATCAGGGTAACCCTAGAGGCGATAGCCCAATCTTTTCACGGCCGACGGTTGCTGGTCGTATTTCAGCCGCATCGCTACAGCCGGACCCGCGCCTTGTTGACTGATTTCTTTTCGGCCTTTCCTTGTGCCGACGTCTTATTTCTAACCGAGATTTATGGGGCCGGAGAGATGGTGATCCCGGAGGTCTCCGGCCACTGTCTTTTTGACGGAATCAAGCAAAATGGTCACCACCAGGTATATTACGTCGAGGATAGGGCTGAGCTGATCGACCGACTATGGGAGACTCTCTATCCGGGAGATGTGGTGGTCACCATGGGGGCCGGGGATATCTGGAAAACCGGGGAAGAACTTCTTAAGCGCCTGGAATCCCAGCCGTTAAGATCGCCTGGCCAAAATTATCGTCCTCCTCCTCCTCAGGTGGGAAAGGTTAATTGA